A region of the Methylobacterium nodulans ORS 2060 genome:
TGAACTGCACGGACAGCACGGAGGCCCGTTTTGAACCATCAGTGGCCGAGCGTGGCACAGATCGACCGAAACCTCGGCCCCGCACCCTGGATGGCGACGGCCGGCTTCGAGCGCGCTGCCGCCGCACCCTGCGGAAGCGGGCGCTGCGATCACCCCCGGTCGCCACGTCCTGATTGCTGCAGGCGAGCGGGTCGGGCGCAATGGAGACGCATGCTCTCATCGATGCGGCATTGCCGCACATGCGGCCACCAACCCGTCGATCCGTAGGGTTTGGTGGGCCCGGCAGGAAAGTAACTTGTCGGTAAAAATCTGATAGAAAACAGATACTTAGCGCGCCAGCGACCACTCACTGTGTAACAGGTTTGTGCTACAGCGCAAACGCCATGGCGGCGCTGCTGGTGCGGCGACATCGACGGGCAGTGGTCTGACACAGCAGTGAGTTGGTGCGAGGTAGCGCGGCGATGTCGCTTGAGCATCCGAACCCTGCTTAACGGCTCCTCGCCCGAGCTCGATCTCGATCAGGCCGCCCGCATCGCCGATGCGGGATGAGGCCCCCCGCCTGAGACTGGTCTGGGGTGAGAGCGTTCACGCTGATCGCCACCGGAAGGAGGCGCACCTCGTTGGGGCGGCTGGTCCGCCTCCGGAGCTGGCGTCGCCAGGACACGAGGAGGCTACGGGCGATCCCGCTGACCGTGACGGCGGGATCAAGGCTCTGCTGGATCATCCGTTGCTTCTCCTCGTCGCTCCAGCGCCGGCGCCGCTACCCGCCCAAGACCTCAAGCCTCATGCGGTATCCTGACCTTAGAGCTGGCCTCAAGGCCGACCCTAAGTCACATGCTCACTCCTCCGCCAGCCTCCGCAAGGTGACTCTCACTGGACGCGCACTATTCACGTTCAGTCGCCAAATTATCTCTGAAGATCTTGTAGACAAGATCAAGCCAAGTGATCCCTGCGACAAAGTCGCTCTAACAGGAGATGTGCTTCTGCCGTCTCCTTGACATTGAACGGGGGCAGGATGACACTCGTCGAAGCTACTAAAGGAGCGCTCCGTGCGCAATTTGCGCGGAGGCGTCGTCGCGGCTCTACGCTGAGGACGGGGCTGCCTGCTAGCAGCTTGCGTTGCTGCCGAAGTTTGGTCGATGTTAGCACCCTTCACCTTGTGAAATGTCCTCTGTGCGGAGCGCCTAGTCTGAGGCGGAGGCTGTCGCCATGCTGAGCGCACCCGGGGAGGCGATGCTAGACGTTAAGCTATTCGTAAACCGCTTTCACGGTCCGTTCCCTGACCTGTATGAGCGCTGGTGGGACGGCGAAGAGTGGATCTGGGTGAACCATGGGCGCCCTGGCGTAACGCTGGTGGGAGGGCCAGGTGCCGCGATGATGAACTCCAAGCTGTTCGTGGGCACCGCGAACGGTCACCTCTTCGAGCGATTTTGGACCGGAGCGGCCTGGGTGTGGGTCGACCATGGCTTGCCGCCAGGCACAAGGGTGGTCACGGCGCCAGGCGCCGCGATGATGAACTCCAAGCTGTTCGTGGGCACCGCGAACGGTCACCTCTTCGAGCGATTTTGGACCGGAGCGGCCTGGGTGTGGGTCGACCATGGCTTGCCGCCAGGCACAAGGGTGGTCACGGCGCCAGGTGCCGCGATGATGAACTCCAAGCTGTTCGTGGGCACCGCGAACGGTCACCTCTTCGAGCGATTTTGGACCGGAGCGGCCTGGGTGTGGGTCGACCATGGCTTGCCGCCAGGCACAAGGGTGGTCACGGCGCCAGGCGCCGCGATGATGAACTCCAAGCTGTTCGTGGGCACCGCGAACGGTCACCTCTTCGAGCGATTTTGGACCGGAGCGGCCTGGGTGTGGGTCGACCATGGCTTGCCGCCAGGCACAAGGGTGGTCACGGCGCCAGGCGCCGCGATGATGAACTCCAAGCTGTTCGTGGGCACCGCGAACGGTCACCTCTTCGAGCGATTTTGGACCGGAGCGGCCTGGGTGTGGGTCGACCATGGCTTGCCGCCAGGCACAAGGGTGGTCACGGCGCCAGGCGCCGCGATGATGAACTCCAAGCTGTTCGTAAGCACCGCGAACGATCACCTCTTCGAGCGATTTTGGACCGGAGCGGCCTGGGCGTGGGTCGACCATGGTACAGCGCGGCACGACGATGCCCGGCATGTGCTAGGCATTCCTGGCTCTGACCCGAAGTTGACAATTGCCATAATGGGCGACGGGTTTGCCGAGGCCGACCTCAACACCTACCACGGTGTCGTACAGAACGACGTCTTGGGTGCACTGGGCCTCGACCAACTCAGCGGCCACCAAGCCGATTTCCGAATAATCCGCATCGACGTAGTCTCCACAGAGAGCTTGGTCACCGAACGACAGTACGACAAGAAGGGTACCGAAGACCCATCAGATGACAGCATCCTTTCAGAGCAGTTACGGTCCTCGCGGCTTGGAGTTATCGCTAATGGTGAGTGGAGCCACAATTGGTTCGATATTCCGGCGTTCACGAGAACGCGTATTGAGAAGCTCCGACGAAGGTTTGCGCCGGACGCTGACCACATCATCGTCGTCGTCAACTCGACAAAGAATGGTGGCCTCAGCTCAGTCGGCCCAGGTGTCGCCTTCTTCAACAGATTGGAAGAAAGCGACGTCATCGCGCATGAGCTCGGTCACAATCTTTTCGAGTTGAATGACGAGTATGTGAATGACACACGCACTTTCTCTGGGACGAGCGCCTCTGCGAATACGTCGGAGCGTCCAGCAAATTGGGCAAATTTGAAATGGTCGGCTTTGGTCACTGCGGGCGCGCCGCTCCCGACCGATCCTGCGGCTCTCCCTGCCGGGTGGGACCCACGAACAAGCGTGGGAGCGTTCGAAGGTGCCGGTGGCCGGTTCAGCAAAGGGCTTTTTCGGCCTGTGCTTCAGTGCCGAATGAACCAAAACACTCCGCCTTGGTGTCCAGTCTGTGCCCGCAAAATAGCAGACGATCTGGGAGCCTTTAAATGATCCCTCGAGCGGCGTGGCGTGGTGACCGGCGCCTCCGGATTAACCTCGACGTTGGGGCAAAATCGGCGCGGGTCGCTTCCATTTGGCTTGTCGACGGCCCAGCAGTTCAACGCCCGGCACTCTCAGGCCCTTACATCGCCCGCATCGACGTTAACGGAGAGACAGTCCTCCTCCAGTCGCTTGGAGATCCGATGATCATGCGCGGCATCGCTCGACCCAAAGAACATGGCCACCATTATCTCACCCAAGCCCGTGGCAGCGTGGTCATTGATGTGCCATTATCTACCGGCCCCGTGATTAATGACATCAGCGTTCGCATCGCCGATCTCGGCAAAGTTCGCAACCGACCAACCGATTATAAGGCATTAGTGGAGCTTTTCGATGTGAAGGTTCGGGGGTTCCGGCTTGTCGCCTCTGTTGGAGCACCCGATCTTGCTATGCACCCAGACTGGGATGCTGTTGCAACACTGGTCGGGATCGCTGCCGTGACGACAGGCGGATTTGAGATCTACGTTGATCGCGCAGGCCAATATCGCTGGCGATTGCGACGCCCGGACGGACAGATTGTCGCCGACAGCGGCCAAGGCTACCGTGACCGCGCGGCGTGCGAGTTCGATTTACGCTGGATCCGCTCGTCTGGCTTGCAATCGCCCATTCGATCACTCGATATCAACTAAGCGTGAGAAGTCACTCGCAGACGGCGGTTTCGTTGGTGCGCGAATGAGGGAGACGCAGGCAGTTCCGGCCTGAACCGTGCAACTTGTTGCATTAGCAGGTAGCATCGGACATGCAGGAGCGCGGCAATGACTTGGTTCCAGTTCTGGTTCCTGCTGCTCTGGCCGCTATTTGCCACCGGGATGTGGCTTGGCCTGACCTGTCTTGGGGACCGCTTCATCCGATGATGTGCAACTTGTTGCATCGTTGTCGTAGCGATCGAGGCTGACCAAGCCTTAAGCATCACATCAAGTGGGATCTGCCGCATCCGCCTGGAACTGGGTGGCCAGATTAGCCTCTTTGTACCTCTTCACACGATCGGCATCGCGGCGGATGCGATCGGCAATGGCGAGGCGGATGTAGCCGCTCCTCGTTGTCGCTGTGTAGGTCGCAGCGTTATAGCTCGCGATAGCGCGGTCAACTTCCCGGTACATTTCCTCTGGCAGCGAAATGGCCAGAATGCGGCTTGCCATGACAGGCCCCCACCCTCACCGAAGTCAGACTGATATATAAACCATAGAAGTAGCCGCGTCCAATCCACTGCGATCTCATACTAAGGCAAAACTGAAGGCGCCACTCAATCTTCGTATCCCACATGAGTTGCCCACATGAGAACTCCGGACATAGCGCGCCTTGTAGAGATCTGTGTGGCTACACTTGCCCTCATGATCTCAGGCAGTTTGAACCCGAAGGCTCGCGCCCGCTCGATACGAACTTGAGATAGCCCCAAGGTCATCGGCAGGCCGTCCTGCTCCGCCTCTGGGGCGGGAGCGTCGCAGATGACGACGATGGGCGCCGTCGTGGCGCCCCTGGCTACACGAAGGATCGGCTCCCACGCGGGGACGTCGTCCTCCGCCTGGAAGAGGTCGGTCGGATGCGCGTTCATAGCATGTGCTCTTGCAGATCGACCATCTCGGCGGTGGCCGCAGTCTCGTCGTCGATGATCTCCCTGCGGAACTCCATGTCGAAGGGAGAGAAGGCGAAGTTGGTCTCGAACTCGAAACCGTCGTCGGCGTCGCGCGCCTTGTGCAGCTTGTAGCGCCGGGTCGTGCGTTGATTGGGCTCCTCGCCCAGATCAATCGAGAGGACGTTGGAGGCTATCTGACCGATCCAGTCCGAGCCGCCGATCTGGTCGAGACCCTTCTTGCCCTGCTCGTCCTTGGTCCGGTTGAACTGGACCGAAACGGTGACCGGGACGTTGCGACGGGTCGCGAGCTGCTTCAGCCCCTTGAAGACATCCTGCAACGTCTCGTGCTTGGCGTACTTCGCGAACTTGCCGCCCCGGTTCTCGGGGTCGAGCAGGTAGGCCGCGTCCACGAAGATGATGTCAGGCGTGAACTCCATCGCGAGGTTGTCGACGTCAGCCACGCTCCGCTCCAGATCACCCGCGAGGAAGTGGAAGGGGGCGCCGTTCTCGGTGCTGTTGATCGTGTCGTAGAGAAGATCCTGGGCCCAGGTGGACATGCGCCCTTCACGGATCGACTTCGGGTTGAGGCCCGACAGCATGGCGATGTAGCGCCGGGCCGTCTGAAGGACTGTCATCTCCATCGACACGAACAGGACGGAGTGTCCGGCCCGCCACGCCGCCAGCGCGCAGTAGAGCATCGTCCACGACTTGCCGATGCCGGGCCGGGCCACGAACACGGTCACGTCGCCATCGGCTTGGCCCAGCGTGATCTGGTCCAGAGGTTCCCAGCCAAAGGTGATGCCGCGCAGGCCGTCCAGGTCGCGCGCCACATCGTAGTCCTCGCGCACCATCTGGGCGGCGTCGGCGAGGCTGATGACGGCCGAGGTCGTGTTGAAGCGGTTGGCCTCCCGGACCATCTGCGTCAGGACTTGGACGCCCTGCTCGACATTGGCCTGGGCCATGGCCTGGGCGAAGGAGGGGTGCGCCGCCTGCCATGCCCGCCCGATGGCCCGGTTCTTGACCCTGGTCAGGTAGTAGTCGACGGGCTCGGTCGCCGGCACGAGACGGTGCCCGTTCTCCCGGCACACCTCCGGGGTCGGGCGCTGCCCATAGGCCCGGTAGTGGTTGACGATGAAGTTGCGGGCGGGCAGCTCCTCCGGGGTGAAGAGCCCCGGATCCAGCATTCGCATTGCCGCCCGAGAGTTGGCCGCCAGCACAGCCGAGAGAAGCTGAAGTCCCTGGCTCATCACTTCACCTCGATCGTCTCGGCCGTGATCTCGAAGCGGTCCCGGAAGGAGCCGGACCACCAATGCAGGGTACCGGGCGGTTCGACCTGGAGCACGGTCGGCCGCTGGGCATCGAGGCGGGCGGTGAGCAGGGCCTCGACCTTGTGGCCGAGCCACCCGGCGAAGGGACGCTCGCCCTCGTCGCAGAACCCGGTGACGATCAACACCTTCGCCTCTTCCATGGTGTCGGCGACGTCGTACCGGCGTTCCTCGAAGATCGTTCCGACCTTGACCAGGGGCAGCACCATGGGCATCCGGCGCACGATCGTAAAGGCGCGGGCCATGACCATGCAGAACTCGTAGGACTTCTTGCCCTTGACAATCAGGTTTCCGCCGTCGTCCAGAACCCGGAACAGATCCGTCCGCATCCTTTCCTTGAACGACTTGCCGGCATCTCCGAATTCTTCGAGCTTGCGGGTGTGATACCGCTTGCCGATGCCCGCACGTGTCATGGCCTCGGCCAGCTCACGATCCATCGCCCGGCGGTTCTCCGGCGACAGACCATGGTCGGGGTGGTCAGGGGGCAGCTCGTCACGCATCGGTCTCACCACTTGCTCTCATCGAACTCAGGCAGCTTGAAGCCGTTCTCCCAATCGGGCTCGCCGGGCACCATCTCGACCGGCTTCGGCTTGTTCTCGTGGGCGCGGGGATGGGGGTTCTCCTTCGTGAAACGTGTTTCACGCCGCGCGGTGGCGGCGGCGAGCATCGCCACCTCGCGATCCCGCTTCGCCTGGGCGGCGAGCTTGCGCATCCGCTCCTCGTTGCGCTCGGCCTCCTGACGGGCGAGCACCTGCCGGAACGCCACCTCCTCGGTGAGGCCCTTGTCACGCATCAGGGCGATCACCTTCTGCTTGGTGCCGGGCAGGGTGCCGCGCCATTTCAGCTCGGCCTGATCGCTGTACGCCTCGTGGAACTTCGGGAACAGCCGGGCGACGAAGCCGATCTGCGGCTGGCTCGGCGGCGGATCCTTCTCCATCCACCCGAGCTTGGCCTTGCGGATCGGGTCCCAGTTCCGGACGACCCAGTCGAGGAAATTGTGCACCTCGGACAGCCGGTTGGCCGGCCAGTGCCGGTTCACGGCCTTCTTCAGGATCCCGGTCTCGCGGTCGGTCCACATCGCGATGGTGCGTGCCGGGTAGCACTCGCTGTAGGCGGCCTCCCATGTGGTGCGCCATGCGTGGGTGTCGACCCGCTTCCGGGCCGCGGCGAGCCGGGCCTTGCGGGCCTCGGCGGCACGGTCAATCGCCGCCTGCGCCGTGGGAGGGGGGGCCGCGCAACGGGGGGAGGGCTGAACGGTTTCCGGAACAGACACGCTGGGGGTTTGCGCCGGAACGGGTCTGGTTCGTTTACGAACTTCCGGCAAAAGGCTGCGCGGCCCGCAGGGCGGCGCAGGATCTTCCCTGGATATGGTTTCTTGGTTTGTAGGTTTCTCTATAGATGGGTGCCCAAAACGGATACCCCCCTCTATCAGATTTAGGCACCCCCCCTTATCAGAATTGGGCACCCCCCACTCACCTGCATCGGCGTCCGGTGCCGTCTGCTCATTCGGGACGACGGTAAGGTTCGCCCGGCGGGCGCGCGGGAGGTTGAGGGCCACGACGTTGCTCTCCTCGGCCTTGCCGGTCTTGGGGTTCCAGGTCAGCACCACGGTGAAGATGGTGCCGCGCTCACACTGGCTCGTGTGGATCAACCCACGACTCCGGGCGGCCTCGATCGCGCGGCGGATGGTGTTGAGGGACATGCCGGTGCCGGCCGTCCACATACCCGAGCCGTCGCGCTTCGGAACGCCGTTGATGAGCTGGTTGAGCGAGTAGGTGCCAGAGCGGTGACCGCGGGCGACCGTGTTGGCCAGGAGCCACCCGATCAGTGTCGTCTCCGCGGTCGACAGATGTGCCGCCCACTCTGTGAAGAGCCGAGCCTGGATCTCGTTCTTTTCCGAACGGGTGAACTCGTGTAGCCGCACGCCATCATTTGGCGAGGCACCATGTGCCGTCTCCATAAAATTGCCCCCAGCATGAGATTTCGGCCCCCGCTTTCGGGAGCTATGTCACATGATAATCTGTCTGTCAATCGCCATATACTTGACGAAGCGCCGAAGCATCTTGGATATGGTGCTGGGAAGGAAGCAGCCGTGCAACTTGTTGCACTAATCTCTAGGCATCTGGCGGCCCTAAACGGTCTGCCGGGACAGGCCCGTGACCTTGGCAATGGTCGAGACGCCCGCACCCTGGCCGAGCGTGGCGCTGTCTGGTGGGGTGAGGCTGCTATCGAAAAGGCATGTCGGGCGGCCTGATCCTCGATCAGCAGGCCGACACCATCAGAGGTTGGTGCGCCAAGCCCGTGAAACTTGTTGCACCGAGGATCAGGGAGCGTCCGCCTTGAGGGCGCGATGCACCGACATCCGGCTGATCCTCATCTGACGCGCGATGGCGGACGGGCCCATGCCGGCCGCTGCCAGCTCCCGCACCTTGTCGGCTGGGATCGTCGCCGGCCGGCCCTTCCCCTCGTAGACGCCGGCAGCCTTCGCCTTGGCGATGCCTTCGAGCTGGCGCTCGCGCCGGAGGTTGGTCTCGAACTCGGCGAAGACGCCCAGCATCTGCAGGAAGCAGCGGCCAGCCGCGGTGCTGGTGTCTATTGGCTGCTCTGTCGCCCGCAGCGCCACACCCTTCTGCTCCAGGGTCCGGACGATCGCGGCGAGGTCCGCGATGGAGCGGGCGAGGCGGTCGATCCGCGTGACCACGATCGTGTCGCCGTTCCGGGCGAAATCCATCAACGTCTGAAGCTCGGTGCGGCCCTCGGTGCTGGTCCCAGACTTCTTCTCGGCCCGGATAATCTCGCAGCCGGCGGACCGCAGCGCGGCTTCTTGGAGGGCCACGTCCTGATCCGTGCTGCTCACCCGCGCGTACCCGTACACGGCCATGATTTAGGACTCCAATGTCACAAAACGCTCTAGACCTTTTCCTTGTAACGTATCAAAAGCCCTAGACAACCGTTATGTTACGTTGCGAAGCTGTACCACGCGCCTGTCGCGCAGCGGTGTACCCTTTTGTGATGGAGGAGGAGCGTGCGTCTGGCAGCGGGCCGGGGCGGTGATGGAGAGCAAGAACCCGGCCCGCCGGCGGCGCCCCGATGTGAGTCGAAAGAAATCGGTGCCGCAGGGCAACAGCGCGCCCGCCTGCCCGCGATGTCGTTGATAGAAGTTGCGGGCGCGCAACAAAACGCCCAGCGAGGGTTAGGACCTTGCCGGGCGCTCTGCCACTAGGGAGAAACGACTCCTTGAAGGAGCAAGTTGAAAGAGGAAGCAACGTGCCAACGCCTTAAGAAACGGTTAAGGTTTGCCCGCGCTGCCGTACTTCGATCCTTCAAATTTGACCGATCTCCGACCCAAGTCATTGATCTGATTAGATGCGGCCTTCTGTGTCCCGTCTCGTTGTCATCCTGATCCTGCCATTCCGATCCGTCCGCCACGCCCGACCGATGCCGATGCAATGTTACCTCGACCCGTAAGCGTCTGGGGTCTGCTCTGCCCGCCCGTCGCACTGTCCCGTCGCACAACCTACCCTCTGCGACGCAGCCATGCGCGGCGTCCCGGAAGTCAAAACCCGACCCCTCATGACATACCGAGGGGCGTCACGGCCTCGTCGCACCATACGACGGCAAGAAAACCCAAATCCTGACTAGGCCGCACTTCCAGTTCGTGCGCCCTCAGCAGATAGCATTACCATTGGCGGCTTAGAAGCTTTTCAACACGCTGCTCAATGCCACGCTCCGAATAGACAAAGCCATCAAACGCTGAAAACAGGTCCGCGACAGCTTGGCTGACGTATGGAACGATTGACGGTAGGGGCGTTGTAAGCGGCACCTCTATGCATGTAGAAACCGTGTTATCTTGAATTTTCCCTCGCTTGGAGAAATACAATTCAGGATTAGCCCATGACGACAGAGTGCGGCCTTTGAGGTTGTCCCATTCAAAGCAGAACCCAAGCGTTGATGTCTCATCACAGCCAAGGGCGCGCGCGAAGCTGATGCCAACCGCGATCACCTCGGCCACGCGATAGACCATCAGCGCCGGATCGAGCTGTGTCTTTGGTTCCACCTTGTCCGTCATATCATCCTGTAAGACCCGCCACAGATAGAATTCACCCTTGGCGTCCATACGCAGGAAATCGACATGGCTACTCATTAAGCCAGCCTGAGTGCTCAATATGAGAGCTTCCCACGCTTTCTGCTTTTTATAGGGCCTGTGCCGTTCATCTGCGAATGGTCGTGAGTCTAGCCATACCGGCCAGCCTGTATATTGAGGGTTTGAACCGAAGATAGTATTTAGAAACTCATGGTTGGAGTCCGTAGCAGGCAACGGCGGATCAATTGCAAGGGCGGCACTCCACGTTCCGCACTTTAGCAACTCTTGATCGCGCGCGGAAAGCTGGCGATCAGCAATGGCTTCATCACGGAATTTCTTACCTGCCTCCAACACCATACGGGCATGCTCGGTGGCGGTCGGCACTGGTTTCAGGGCCGCCAATTTCTCTTGGGCGTTGGTGATGAAGCGCAACAGGTTCTCGCCGCCAAGGTGACGGCGCAGAAACCGGCCAATATCCGCCTCGCGGTTCTCGAAGCATATTTCAACGATATCCCGCCAGTCCGAAGCTTTTGCAGCGGACGTGCTGGGCCTTCCGTTCGAGTTAAGGGTGCGGAAATACACCGTATCCGCACGAATTAGAAACTTATGCTTATTTGTTGGGTCGGGCAGATCGCCTTTTGCGGCAACCGGAACAGTTGTGCCCTCCGGCACGGCAATAATTGGAAACTCTTGGCCGCCACGTTCGGCAAAGCCAATCTGAATTTCAAAAGGGTTGGAAACGTATTTTGATATTATCCCCTGAATAATATCGACATGGAATGCGGCTCGCACGTTGGCCGGTTTGTTATTCGGGTCGGGAGATAAGGTATCGTTGTCGAAGCCAATGACCAGATAACCTCCGTTGCGGTTACGCAGAGCAATCGCGGCCAAGGCAATCTTGGCAATTCCTTTCGGATCAGTCGGATCGATCCACCGTTTCAGTTCGACGTTCAAGCTTTCTGATGGATGCGCAACCAAGTTGTTTAGGCGCTCTTGTGAAATGTCCATTAGTTACTAAGACCCCAATGCTGACAATGCCGTCCCGCCCTCAGCGTTGAGGCTGCTATACCGCGAACCGTACATAAATACACGTAGAACGGGGCGGCTGGTGTAGTCTCTCAACATGACACCCGCCCGGAGCAAAGCCGCTCGTGCCGTGCTGCGCTGGACCACGCGCGAGCTATCGAGCCGGAGCGGCGTGGCCCTGCACACGCTGTCGAAGTTCGAGGACGGCGACCACCTGAACCGGGAGCCACGAGAGAGGCTACGCGCTGAGTTCGAGGCCGCAGGCGTCGAGCTGCACCGCGACGGCTACGGGTTGAGCTTGGCCGCGATCGGGGACAGGTAGACGAGGCCCACGGCCGGGGCGACCCGCGCCCGCGTTTCCTGCGTATGGTGGGCGGCGTCGAGTAGGTGAGCAGAGGGGAGAACGGTGAGCGATAGCGAAGAAGCTTTTGCCGGTCTTTTACAGCTACAGGAGCGCATGGCGAAGGTTCTAGAACCTTCTCTCCGGCTTCAGAAGCAGATTGAAAGCTTTCTGCCTCGCGTTCCTAAATTCGTCGCTGATTTTCAGTTTGCTGCCGAACGCGCGATCAAAATTTCGGCACCACACATAGAGGCAATTTCAAAACTTACTTCTAACTGCAAGAAGCTGGAAGCGGCCGGTTTTCTTCCTCATTACACAATTCCTTTCGATGAGGTTGAGAAAGATCAGGACGTTTCTGATCTCGGCAGTTTCTTGGAGCAATTTTATAGAGATAATTGGTCTTCTATCCGTGACACCGTTCTAAAGCGCGTTGACGGCTATGATGTTGACGATGAAGCCAAGGCCACGTTTCGGGAGGCCATTCAGGCGCACGAGCAAGGGCTGTATCGCTGTGTCTGCCGTGTTCTTTTTCCAGAAATAGAAAGGATTTCCAGAGTGGAAATCCACGCGGGAAGTTTGCAGACCATCACAAGTCAGAAGGAGTTACAGAAACTCGCCGGCGAGTTGGATACGTCACAGACGGAACCGCGCGGCATGTATGCATTGGAGTTTTACGGTAAGCTGACCGAGCATCTATATGAGTATGTCTCCACTCCCGCGGCAGCTACTAAAGCTGAACAGAATAGTGTTTCAAATCGGCATGCAACTGTGCACGGGGTTGTCAGCTA
Encoded here:
- a CDS encoding M64 family metallopeptidase — its product is MLSAPGEAMLDVKLFVNRFHGPFPDLYERWWDGEEWIWVNHGRPGVTLVGGPGAAMMNSKLFVGTANGHLFERFWTGAAWVWVDHGLPPGTRVVTAPGAAMMNSKLFVGTANGHLFERFWTGAAWVWVDHGLPPGTRVVTAPGAAMMNSKLFVGTANGHLFERFWTGAAWVWVDHGLPPGTRVVTAPGAAMMNSKLFVGTANGHLFERFWTGAAWVWVDHGLPPGTRVVTAPGAAMMNSKLFVGTANGHLFERFWTGAAWVWVDHGLPPGTRVVTAPGAAMMNSKLFVSTANDHLFERFWTGAAWAWVDHGTARHDDARHVLGIPGSDPKLTIAIMGDGFAEADLNTYHGVVQNDVLGALGLDQLSGHQADFRIIRIDVVSTESLVTERQYDKKGTEDPSDDSILSEQLRSSRLGVIANGEWSHNWFDIPAFTRTRIEKLRRRFAPDADHIIVVVNSTKNGGLSSVGPGVAFFNRLEESDVIAHELGHNLFELNDEYVNDTRTFSGTSASANTSERPANWANLKWSALVTAGAPLPTDPAALPAGWDPRTSVGAFEGAGGRFSKGLFRPVLQCRMNQNTPPWCPVCARKIADDLGAFK
- a CDS encoding YegP family protein, with translation MIMRGIARPKEHGHHYLTQARGSVVIDVPLSTGPVINDISVRIADLGKVRNRPTDYKALVELFDVKVRGFRLVASVGAPDLAMHPDWDAVATLVGIAAVTTGGFEIYVDRAGQYRWRLRRPDGQIVADSGQGYRDRAACEFDLRWIRSSGLQSPIRSLDIN
- a CDS encoding helicase DnaB; this encodes MSQGLQLLSAVLAANSRAAMRMLDPGLFTPEELPARNFIVNHYRAYGQRPTPEVCRENGHRLVPATEPVDYYLTRVKNRAIGRAWQAAHPSFAQAMAQANVEQGVQVLTQMVREANRFNTTSAVISLADAAQMVREDYDVARDLDGLRGITFGWEPLDQITLGQADGDVTVFVARPGIGKSWTMLYCALAAWRAGHSVLFVSMEMTVLQTARRYIAMLSGLNPKSIREGRMSTWAQDLLYDTINSTENGAPFHFLAGDLERSVADVDNLAMEFTPDIIFVDAAYLLDPENRGGKFAKYAKHETLQDVFKGLKQLATRRNVPVTVSVQFNRTKDEQGKKGLDQIGGSDWIGQIASNVLSIDLGEEPNQRTTRRYKLHKARDADDGFEFETNFAFSPFDMEFRREIIDDETAATAEMVDLQEHML
- a CDS encoding recombinase family protein; its protein translation is MAVYGYARVSSTDQDVALQEAALRSAGCEIIRAEKKSGTSTEGRTELQTLMDFARNGDTIVVTRIDRLARSIADLAAIVRTLEQKGVALRATEQPIDTSTAAGRCFLQMLGVFAEFETNLRRERQLEGIAKAKAAGVYEGKGRPATIPADKVRELAAAGMGPSAIARQMRISRMSVHRALKADAP
- a CDS encoding AlbA family DNA-binding domain-containing protein is translated as MNVELKRWIDPTDPKGIAKIALAAIALRNRNGGYLVIGFDNDTLSPDPNNKPANVRAAFHVDIIQGIISKYVSNPFEIQIGFAERGGQEFPIIAVPEGTTVPVAAKGDLPDPTNKHKFLIRADTVYFRTLNSNGRPSTSAAKASDWRDIVEICFENREADIGRFLRRHLGGENLLRFITNAQEKLAALKPVPTATEHARMVLEAGKKFRDEAIADRQLSARDQELLKCGTWSAALAIDPPLPATDSNHEFLNTIFGSNPQYTGWPVWLDSRPFADERHRPYKKQKAWEALILSTQAGLMSSHVDFLRMDAKGEFYLWRVLQDDMTDKVEPKTQLDPALMVYRVAEVIAVGISFARALGCDETSTLGFCFEWDNLKGRTLSSWANPELYFSKRGKIQDNTVSTCIEVPLTTPLPSIVPYVSQAVADLFSAFDGFVYSERGIEQRVEKLLSRQW